Within the Agromyces ramosus genome, the region GAGGTAGTTGCCGAGGTGCAGCGAGTCGCTCGAGGGCTGCATGCCCGAGAAGACGACGGGGCGGGAAGCGTTCATGTCTGGTGGATCCTCGCGTTCATGGATGCCGGCGGTGGCGGGCGACCGGTCAGATGGCGTAGTCGACGACGACGGGCGCGTGGTCGGACCATCGCGCGTCCCACGCGTCGGCACGGTCGATGGAGTACGAGACCACCGTGGCCGCCAGTGCCGGAGTGGCGAGCTGATAGTCGATGCGCCAGCCGGTGTCGGTGTCGAACGCCTTGCCGCGCTGCGACCACCACGTGTACGGGCCGGGCACCTCGCCCGCGAAGCGCCGGCCGATGTCGACCCACCCGAGGCCGGCGCCGGCGTTGTACGCCTCGTCGTCTTCGGCGCCGACGAACCGATCGAAGTACGCGCGTTCTTCGGGGAGGAACCCTGCGCGCTTCACGTTGCCCTTCCAGTTCTTGATGTCGAGCGTGCGATGGCCCACGTTGAGGTCGCCCACGATGACCGCGAACTCGCTGTGCTCGGCGAGCCGGGGCATCCGCTCTTGCATCGCATCGAGGAATTTGTACTTCTCGACCTGCTTGGGGGTGTCGGCGACACCGGAGTGCACGTATGCGGAGACGACCGTGATGACGCGGTCGCCGACCTCGTAGTCGGCCTCGAGCCAGCGCCCCGCGCTGTCGAAGTCGGCGGCGCCGAGCTCGACCCGGTGGATGCTCGCACGGTTGCGGCTCGCGATGGCGACACCGGCGCGACCCTTCGCCGTAGCCGGGTCGTGCAGGATGTCCCACTCGTCGCCGAGCAGCGATTGGAGATCTTCGGCCGAGGCCCGCACCTCTTGGAGGGCGAGGATGTCGACGTTGCGCCCGGCCAGCCAGTCGCCCATGCCCTTGCGGAACGCGGCGCGCACTCCGTTGACGTTGACGCTGGCGAGACGGAGGGGTTTCGCTGGGGGCATGCATCCGATCCTACGGGAGCCCTCCGACGTCGGTTCGCGCGGTCGCAGCGGCGACGGAGGCCTCGAGGAACGCGAGCTCCTGCTCGGCGAGCGCGAGGCGTCGACGGGCCGGAAGCCGCATCATCCAGTTCGAAGCGCCGAGGTCGTCTTGCGCCTCTCGCACGCGCACCTGCGCAGCCGACACCCGCACGGGAAGAGCGTCATGCTCTTGTGCGTGAGGTCGCTCGCCCGCGCGATGGGCGAACGGACCGCGCCATCGAGGTCGAGCGGGTCTTCAGGCGGTGGCGGGTGGCGGTCGGGAGCGGCGTCGTTGCGCCTGCTTCCCCGATGCCCAGCGGAGGTGCGCGCGCTCACGATTCCACCCTGGTGATCGAAGCGAGCGAACGATGGCACGCCGGGCATCGACTTGTCAAGCCGTGGTGCCTGCATTGAGAAGGCTCTTCGTGCGCGAGCACACTGAAAGTGCTGACCCGGCATACCCGAGCCGGCTCCCAACCCGAAATTTGGAGCTGTCATGCATACCCACAACCCTGCCCACCGCGCCGACCCACCAGACCGGGTTCGCCCACGCGCGGGCGTCATCGCAATGCTCGCCGGCATCGTCGCCGGCGCGCTCGTGCTCTTCGGAGCACCGGCGGTCGTCGCTGCCGACGATCTCGCCGCCGTCCCGACCGCCGAGGTCACTGCCGTCGCGCCCGCGGAGGGCGAGGCGACGGAACCCGAGGCGCCGCCGCCGCCCGAGACGGCTCCTGAGCCGCCTGCCGAGCCGGTAGCCGAACCACCTGCCGAGCCGGTGGCCGAACCACCTGCCGAGCCGGTGGCCGAGCCGCCTGTCGAGCCCGTGCCCGAGCCGCCTGCCGAGCCGGTCGCCGAATCGGCCGAGCCGATCGAGGCAGTAGCGCCCGAGCCCGAGCCCGCCCTCGCGGCCCAAACGGTTGCCGTCGCGGAGGACCCGGGCGGACCGCCGATCCAAACCGGGTTGAACGACCATGTCGCGATCTGTCACGCCACCTCGAGTGAATCGAACCCGTACGTGTTCATCAACCCGAGTGTGCGTTCGATCATCTCCCCGGTCGGCGACCCGGGTGACCCGTTCCACGGTGGCCAGGCGCACGCCGTGCACCAGGACGCCGGCGACATCATCCCGGCGTTCGACTACCTCGACTCGGAAGGCAATCCGCAGCACTTCCCGGGGCTGAACCTCGATCTCATCGACATCCTCGAGAACGAGTGCGGGGCTCCTGTGCCGACGGTGCAGCTCTCGGTCGTGTGCCCGCCTGGGGGCGATCCCACGCCCGCGCTGAACGTCTCGCTCTCGGGTCTGCTCGTCACCTTCGACTATGAGTTGAGGGTGTTCCGGGTCGGGGACGACGAGGAGGTGGCATCGCTGTCGATCACGCCGACCGGCGCGGTCTTCAACGGTGAGCTCGCAGCACTGCCACCGGGTGAGTATCTCGTGCGCCTGGAACGCGAAGGGGTGACCGTTCGCACGGCCGTCGTCACGATCGCGGAGTGCCCGCCGCCGCCGCCTCCAGTCCCCGGGTGGGAGCTCATGAAGAGCTCCGTCCCCGCTGACGGGGCGACGGTGATGCCGGGCGACATCGTGAGCTACACCCTCACGGCAGAGAACACGTCGCAGGCGGTCGTCATTGGCGCGCAGGCGTTCGACGATATCTCCGACGTGCTCGATGACGCCACGTTGCTGCTGCCACTGCCCGCTGGTCTCACCGGCCCGGTCGGCGGCGTGCTCACGTGGAGCATCCCCGACCTCGACCCGGGAGAGACCGCCTCGGTCACCTACCAGGTCAGGGTCGACGCGAACTCGGGCGGGCAGCTGCTCCACAACGTGGTCGTGCCGTCGCAAGGCGGCGAGTGCCCCGTGGGTGGCGCGGATGCGAACGGTCCGTGCGTCGTCGATCACCCGGTGAAGCCGACGCCACCGCCGCCGGCCCCCGCGAAGGCCGCCCCGGTGACCCCGGTCCGGCTCGCCGAGTCGGGTGTCGAGACCGGTGGGCTGATGCCACTCGGCGCCGCGCTGGTCCTGCTCGGCGCAGCCGGATCGGCGTTCGCAGCCCGTCGTCGATCGATGGGATGAACCGCCTGAGAGTGCGATGAGGATCGCATGACGGATGCCGCAGCCGAACGTTCGGCTGCGGCATCCGTGTGTCGTCTCCCAGCGCTGACGAGCAGTGGTGGCCCGTCAGAGTGGTGGCCCGTCTTCGGGGGGAAAAACCCGGGGAATTCTTGCCGATCGCAGATTCCCCAGCGCACACTGGCACCGCTGACCCGGTTTACCCGAGCCGGCTCCCAACCCGAATTTGGAGCTGTCATGCATCGATACAGTCCTGCCCACCACGCCATCCGATCCGAACGGCTTCGTCCGCGAGCGGGCGTCACCGCCACCGTCGCCGGCTTCGTCGTCGGCGCCCTCGTGCTCTTCGGAGCGCCGACGGTCGCCGCAGCCGACGAGCTCGCCGCTGCCCCCGCCGACACCACCGTCGTCGCACCCGCCGAGGTCGCGACGACGGATCCCGAGGCGCCACCGCCCGCCGAGCCGGTCGCCGAACCGGTCGTCGAACCGGTCGTCGAGCCGGTCGCGGAACCCGCCGTGGCCGAACCATCGGGCGATCCGCCCGCAGGTCCGCCGGTCGATCCGGTCGTGTCCGAGGCTTCCTCGCCGGAGCCCGCACCCGAGCCGGTCACGGCGGCCGCCAGGTTGGCACTCGACACGGCCGACGGGAACGGCGGACCGCCGGTGACCACGATCCCCGCGTGGAAGGACAAGGTCGCCATCTGCCACGCCACCTCGAGCGAATCGAACCCGTACGTGTCGATCAGTCCGAGCGTGCGCTCGATCATCGACCCGAACGGTGACCCCGAGGACCCGACCGACCCGTCGCACGCGCACTCGGAGCACCAGGACTTCGGCGACATCATCCCCGCGTTCGACTACTTCGACAAAGAGGGTGTCGAGCACCACTTCCCGGGCTTGAACCTCCACCTGCTGCCGATCTTCGAGAACGACTGCGACCTGCCCGAACCGGCGCTGCAGCTCTCGGTGGTGCCGTGCCCGCCCGCCGGAGCGGTGACGCGCCTGCTGCACGTCACGGTGTCCGGCGTCGTGATCAGCTTCGATTACGAGTTGACGGTCTACGTGTCCGGCACGGACGACGTCGTCGCTGAGCTCACATTCGAGGCCGCGACCGGCACGTTCGACGGTGACTTCGAGCCGTTGCCGCCGGGAGCGTACGACGTCACACTCCACCGTGTCGGGGCCGATCCCGATGAGGATCGCACCGTCACGATCGTGCTCGAAGCATGCCCCCCGCCCCTTGTGCCGGGATGGGAGCTCATCAAGAGCTCCGACCCGACCGACGGCGAGACGGTCGAGGCCGGTGACGTGATCACGTACTACCTCGACGCCGAGAACACCTCGGAGGCGACGGTCACGGGAGCGCAAGCCTTCGACAACGTCGCCGACGTGCTCGACAACGCAACGCTCCTCGAGCTCGGTCCCGGTCTCACCGGCCCGGTCGGCAACGTGCTGACGTGGACGCTGCCGACCCTCGAACCGGGTGAGGCGGTGCAGACCTGGTACACCGTCGAGGTCGGCGAGGACGTCGTGGGCGAGCTGCTCCACAACGTGGTCGAGCCGTCCGAGGGCGGCGAGTGCCCGCCCGGCGGCGAGGATGCGAACGGACCGTGCGTCGTCGACCATCCGGTGAAGTCGATCGCCCTCGACGGCCAGGCGATCTGCAAGAACGACACCCCGTTGTTCAGCTACGCCATCACGCCGTTCAACATCGACGACCCCGCCGCCAACCCGATCGTGCTGATCTGGTGGACGCCCGAGGCCTTCGCCGCTCGTGACCCGTCGCTCCCGGCCGGTGACATCGCGGCGATCCTCGCCGATGGTGCCTCGCAGGTCGATCCGATCGCCTACCCGGCCGGTTGGTCGAGCGGCGTGACGATCTCCGACGAGCAGCTCTGGCCGGGAGCGGCGGTCGACGCCCAGGGCAACCCGACGGACTGGCCCGGCTGGACGCTGCTGCCCGACGGCACGTGGATCCTCGACCCCAGTGCGCCGTTCTACGACCTGCGCGCCGAGGCGGTCGTCGAGATCCGCATCAACCCGTCGACCGACGCCATCGCGGTGTACCCGCCGCCGACGCCCAACTGCAACGCGGCGCCGCCGCCCAACCAGGCGAAGCCCGCCTCGACGCCGACGACGCCGACCGGGCTCGCATCCACGGGCGTCGAGACCAGTGGGCTGCTGCCGTTCGCCGCGGCGCTGCTGCTGCTGGGAGCTGCCGGGCTGGGCGTCGCAGCCCGTCGTCGATCGATGGGATGAACCGCCTGAGCGTGCGATGAGGATCGCACGACGGATGCCGCGGCCGCGTGTCGGCCGCGGCATTCGTGTACCCCATCTGCGGGTCGGCAGGGCTTGAGCGTGTCGCTTTCGTAACCAAACGACCCCCGTTTTGGGTCCAACGCGAGGGTTCCTCGCATTGGGGTGCCGGTGCAAGTATTCGCTTGAGTCCGTTTACCCGCGGATTCGAGCCCGCACTACCCGGCGGGCTGAGTACAGCCAGGGCGTTGTTCACGCCCCGTAACCCGAAGGCTGATAATGACTGTTTCGCGACGCCATGCCCGCACCCTCGACGCACTGACCGGTACCCGGTCGTGGCGGCTGGAGGCCAGACGCGCCAGGCGCAAGCTGCTCAGCTCGGTCGCCATCACGGCGTTGCTCGCGTCAGGCGGCATCGTCGTCGCGACGCTCGCGCCGGCGCAGTCGGCCTCTGCCGCCACGCTCGGACCGATTCAGACGTCGTTCGAGATCGACGGGAACACCGCCGGCGCGAACGACTGGCAGGGTGTGATCGGGTCGACCCCGAAGCCGCCCTACGTCACCGCGTCGGGCGACCAGTCGACCGGCATCATCACGGCGCAGCGCACGTGGGACGACGGCACGACGCAGGGATCACCGGGAGTCTGCGGCGTGAACCTCGGCACCGACGACATCTTCGTCAGCAGCACGAAGCTCGACGATCCGAGCTGGCCGCAGACGGTCGGGACGGCGAACGACAAGGGCGATGCCTGTACCGGCGGCTCGGCCTACGAAGTCGTCACCGACGACGGCGTGCAGCACACGATCTTCTACGCCTACTGGACGCGGTACTCCGGCAGTGGCGACATGACCTCGTACGAGGTATTCGAGGGGCCGGCCGCCGGTCGCGCCGACGACTACCTCATCGAGTTCAACTACAACTCCGGCGGCGGCGGGTCGACATCGGTCAGGGTCCTGGGCTGGGACGGCAACTCGTGGGAGCCCACAGGCGCGACGGTGGTCTACCAGGCGGCAGTGGGCAAGAACACCGACACGAACACGACCGGCAATGCCGCGACGTTCGGTGAGCTCGCGATCGACCTCACGGCGTCGGGGCTGCTCCCGAGCGGCGGCGCGTGTCGAACCTTCCTCGACTCGGGGTTCATCACCAAGACCGGTGAGGGCGGACCGGCGACGCTCAAGGACATCCTCGTCGCCGACGCCCCGATCACCCTCAGCAACTGCGGCGGCCTCGTCGTCAAGAAGGTCGCCAACCCGGCCGACGCCACCTCGGGCGACGTCTTCGACTACACGGTCAACCGCACCGGCGGCGGCCTCGTGCACGACGGCACCCTCACCGGCCCCGTGCTCCCGCAGGGGAACAACAACGCGATCGTCGCGCCCATCGGCGTCGGCGACACCCACAATTGGGGCAACGTCTTCGCCGGCAATGACTACCAGCTGGCGGAGACCGTCGACGCCGGGCAGCCTTGGGCGCACCAGTCGACCGTGTGCACCGTGACGAACCCCTCGACCAACCAGCTCGAGACGTACACGAACCAGCCGTTCAAGCTCTACATCGGCGCGAACACCACGTGTGTGATCACCAACGCCACCTCCGGCGTCAAGATCACGAAGGTCGCCCAGGGCGACGCGACCGCGTTCGACTTCACCGTGAACGGCACGCCCGTCCAGGTCGCCGGCGGCCAGAGCTCTGCCGTCACGTACTTCGTGCCCGGATCCAGCGTCACGATCAACGAGATCGCCGAGGCCGGCACGCCGGCCTGGCACCTGACCGGGCTCGTGTGCGACCAGCCTGCGACCACCAACCTCGCGACCGGCACCGCCGTCGTGACGACCGTGGCCGGGCAGATCACGAACTGCACGTTCACGAACCAGCAGGACGGCGCGATCAAGATCATCAAGAATGTCGCGGGTGCGAACGGCACCTTCGACTTCACCACCACCGTCCCCGGCGGCCCGTTCTCGATCACCACGACCGGCGACGGCAAGACCGGCTCGAAGGATTACACGAGCGTTCCGGCCGGCATCTACACCGTGACCGAGACCACGCCGGCACCGGCATACGACCTCACTGGGCTCAGCTGCACCGACGATGCGACCGGCGTCGCGTCGACCGGTGACATGGCCACGGGTGTCGCAACGATCAACCTCGAACCGGGCGAGCTCGTCACCTGCACCTACACGAACACGCAACGCGGCAACATCATCGTCACGAAGCAGACGAACCCCGACGGGTCGTCGACCGAGTTCGACTTCACGCTGACCGGCCAGCCCGACTTCAACCTCGCCGACGGCGAGTCCGCTGAGTTCAACCAGGTCAAGCCCGGTGCGTACACCCTGACCGAGGCGGCGCTCGACGGCTGGGATGTCACGAGCATGACCTGCACGGGTGAGACCCCGACCACGGATTCGCCGATCAACCTCACCCTCGACCCCGGGGAGACGGTCACCTGCACCGTGCTCAACGCGGCGACCAAGGGACGCGTGACCGTCGAGAAGAAGGTCACCGGGGTTCCCGCCGGATACGACTGGTCGTTCCCGATCTCGATCACTCCCGTTCCCGGTGGCCAGCAGGGCACCATCGACGCCACGGATGAGCAGCCGATCGTCGAGTGGAAGGACCTGAACGTCGGCACGCAGTACACCCTCACCGAGGGTGACCTCCACGGCTGGGACGAAGGCACGATCACGTGCACGGGCATCCAGGATGAGTCGGATGCCGCGGGCTTCCAGTTCACCGTCACCCCGGGCCTCTCGCTCACATGCGCGGTGACCAACGACGCCGAACCCGGCGAGGTCAGCGTCACGAAGACCGTCGCGGGCGTCGCCGCCGGCACGGCCTGGGAGTTCGACCTCACGATTGACCCGGCCGACGAAGTCGACCCGAGCGCAACTCAGACGGTTTCGGGCATCGGTAACGCTAGCGACACCGTGACCTGGTCGAACCTCGTCGTCGGTGAGGAGTACACGATCACCGAAGCCCTCCCGGCCGGCTGGACCGGCGGAGTCGTCGAGTGCGGACCCGACTCGAATGCGCAGCTGCCCGGCGATCAATTCGTCGTCACGCCCGGTTTCACGCTGAGCTGCACGGTGCTGAACACCGCGATCGCCGCATCGGCGAAGATCACGAAGACCTCGGTCGGCGCGAGCGGCTCGTTCACCTTCGTGCTGACGCCGCTCGCACCCGCAGGTCCCGCGGTCGAGCAGATCATCCAGACGCCAGTCGGCGGAGGCACGGGTGAGACGACGTTCGCCAACCTCGTGCCCGGCGCGACGTACTCGCTCGCCGAGAAGAACCCTGGAGACGGATGGATCGCGGGCGACCTCGTCTGCACCGTGAAGCACGCCGGGAGCGATATCGCGCAGGCGGTCACCGAGAGCGGGTTCACCGTGCAGGCCGGCGACGTGTTCACGTGCGACATCACGAACACCGCCAAGGGCAAGATCGTCATCGTCAAGAACATCGACGGCGCCGACGGCGCCTTCCAGTTCACCGGCACTTGGCCGTGGGATGGCGATCCGTCGATCGGCAGCTTCGCCGTCTCGACGAGCGGCGGCACTGGAGCCAACACCTACGACAACGTCGTGGCTGGCAGCTACAGCGTCACCGAGATGCTGACGAACTCCCACATCGGCGAGCTGGTCTCGTGCACCGAGACCCGTCAGGGGGGTGCCGACCACGGCTCCTCGATTGACGCGAACACTCCGCTCAAGGGGCTCATCGACCTCGACCCGGGTGAGACCGTCACGTGCGTGTACTCCAACACCGAGCTGTCGTCGATCATCATCGACAAGGTGGTTCCGGGGGTCGGTTCGATCCCCGGAGGTGCTGGCGTGGCCTTCCCCTTCACCTTCGACAACGGTGACGTGGTGACGCCGTTCACGCTGACCGACGCTGACCCGTCGAAGGTCTTCGGGCAGCTCGTGCCCGGCACATACACGGTCAACGAGGGGGCGACGGCGAACTGGGAGCTTCAGGGCCTCGTCTGCTCGCCGACCGGCGGAGTGGAGATCACGGCCGCAACGGCCAAGATCACGCTTGCTGCAGGCCAGACCGTGACCTGCACGTACAGCAACGTGCCAGACGCGGGCGACGTCACCGTGCGCAAGATCGTCGCGGGGGTGCCGCAGGGCTACCCCTTCGACTTCGCGATCACCATCTCTCCGGCAGTGACCGGACAGGACGCGACCCAGCACGTCACGCAGGGTGACGCCAGCGTCAGCTGGACCAACCTCGTCGTCGGCCAGACCTACACGCTCACCGAGGGCGACGTCGGCGGCTGGAACGAGGGTGCGATCATCTGCGAGGGCCTCACCGACGCGGGCGCGGCTGCTGGCTTCCAGTTCCTCGTGACGCCGGGCCTCTCGCTGAGCTGCACGGTCACCAACACCGCCGTGCCCGGCCAGG harbors:
- a CDS encoding exodeoxyribonuclease III; its protein translation is MPPAKPLRLASVNVNGVRAAFRKGMGDWLAGRNVDILALQEVRASAEDLQSLLGDEWDILHDPATAKGRAGVAIASRNRASIHRVELGAADFDSAGRWLEADYEVGDRVITVVSAYVHSGVADTPKQVEKYKFLDAMQERMPRLAEHSEFAVIVGDLNVGHRTLDIKNWKGNVKRAGFLPEERAYFDRFVGAEDDEAYNAGAGLGWVDIGRRFAGEVPGPYTWWSQRGKAFDTDTGWRIDYQLATPALAATVVSYSIDRADAWDARWSDHAPVVVDYAI
- a CDS encoding prealbumin-like fold domain-containing protein; translation: MTVSRRHARTLDALTGTRSWRLEARRARRKLLSSVAITALLASGGIVVATLAPAQSASAATLGPIQTSFEIDGNTAGANDWQGVIGSTPKPPYVTASGDQSTGIITAQRTWDDGTTQGSPGVCGVNLGTDDIFVSSTKLDDPSWPQTVGTANDKGDACTGGSAYEVVTDDGVQHTIFYAYWTRYSGSGDMTSYEVFEGPAAGRADDYLIEFNYNSGGGGSTSVRVLGWDGNSWEPTGATVVYQAAVGKNTDTNTTGNAATFGELAIDLTASGLLPSGGACRTFLDSGFITKTGEGGPATLKDILVADAPITLSNCGGLVVKKVANPADATSGDVFDYTVNRTGGGLVHDGTLTGPVLPQGNNNAIVAPIGVGDTHNWGNVFAGNDYQLAETVDAGQPWAHQSTVCTVTNPSTNQLETYTNQPFKLYIGANTTCVITNATSGVKITKVAQGDATAFDFTVNGTPVQVAGGQSSAVTYFVPGSSVTINEIAEAGTPAWHLTGLVCDQPATTNLATGTAVVTTVAGQITNCTFTNQQDGAIKIIKNVAGANGTFDFTTTVPGGPFSITTTGDGKTGSKDYTSVPAGIYTVTETTPAPAYDLTGLSCTDDATGVASTGDMATGVATINLEPGELVTCTYTNTQRGNIIVTKQTNPDGSSTEFDFTLTGQPDFNLADGESAEFNQVKPGAYTLTEAALDGWDVTSMTCTGETPTTDSPINLTLDPGETVTCTVLNAATKGRVTVEKKVTGVPAGYDWSFPISITPVPGGQQGTIDATDEQPIVEWKDLNVGTQYTLTEGDLHGWDEGTITCTGIQDESDAAGFQFTVTPGLSLTCAVTNDAEPGEVSVTKTVAGVAAGTAWEFDLTIDPADEVDPSATQTVSGIGNASDTVTWSNLVVGEEYTITEALPAGWTGGVVECGPDSNAQLPGDQFVVTPGFTLSCTVLNTAIAASAKITKTSVGASGSFTFVLTPLAPAGPAVEQIIQTPVGGGTGETTFANLVPGATYSLAEKNPGDGWIAGDLVCTVKHAGSDIAQAVTESGFTVQAGDVFTCDITNTAKGKIVIVKNIDGADGAFQFTGTWPWDGDPSIGSFAVSTSGGTGANTYDNVVAGSYSVTEMLTNSHIGELVSCTETRQGGADHGSSIDANTPLKGLIDLDPGETVTCVYSNTELSSIIIDKVVPGVGSIPGGAGVAFPFTFDNGDVVTPFTLTDADPSKVFGQLVPGTYTVNEGATANWELQGLVCSPTGGVEITAATAKITLAAGQTVTCTYSNVPDAGDVTVRKIVAGVPQGYPFDFAITISPAVTGQDATQHVTQGDASVSWTNLVVGQTYTLTEGDVGGWNEGAIICEGLTDAGAAAGFQFLVTPGLSLSCTVTNTAVPGQATVTKHVTGVPEGFEWDFDLTISPSTGVLPSAVQTVSGIGDVDGSVTWTNLQIDTVYTVTEGELPEGWTGGQVVCTDADPATTGNQFVATPGATLTCDVTNDVVAPTGQISKDLTSIEQNADGTWDLVYEVTVANQSPVAPLVYDLDDEPFFGVGVVINESSATGPSDEAADWDAEAGNFILARDASVPASEADTYIITINATAGEEVFETSQQLCQEGDTEPGGFRNTAFLTVGDGDPQPATDCAEPGRAVIEKKTIGSPENLGLGTWEVDYEVVVTSESDLPLFYDLEDELGFPVGVTIVSAVATNDAGVDTSDWDGDAVTVLAEDEVIAPLDVHTYTITVVANVVNITTLNDVTCVATTSGKGFFNGATLENGTIVTEVSDCATIPVGRIQLLKTVDNAALAAIASQIDLGNVPPGSLALLTAGDWNLTGNITQVMVKGDAGLVFTVPTGDYSLAEAISEAKQNYPLLAYYFAGDWMCGLDGGPRSIAVGDIGTVELGHLTSCTIENTAESVDVSLEKEYELAEGETSVEAGDEFDYRLTVRNNGTLAVPDLDVSDAIDPQLEVTGPATFDGDGTWTEQPTVGDNAFAAHGVGPFAPGDVTTITIPVRMLQPAPVEAPDVVGPNDPPPVIPPVNLDDIPNEACVAITPVEGGLQDLISTNNCDEVELPQRAIDAGAYPRCVNDVPWLYFNVQVSDSVEPGPITVTWTSADPDGDGPAVPLVEVYEIPWDERSGRLLWPGAAVDENGIPYQFPGWRPITEQDLITPPTPGTRYLDLILDETVPTYPWRDMVNPATVTFSVNPSQEVLVTYPQALPTCAIVRPPELEIEKTASVASTVPGGDYEYTLSVTSVGTGAAEPVEVFDTIPANLRVDSITTDPAPAFPRWENCEVTGENSSGYGGVLHCDLLGVLGPNLTTAPDIVLGVHVNPSSTSTLITNVGEVCWSDADVVDDTVIECAEDKVDVKVIVAAVARTGVDTVPLLWGGAGLLVIGAMLIAGMMIRRRRAGDTAQ
- a CDS encoding DUF7927 domain-containing protein — translated: MHRYSPAHHAIRSERLRPRAGVTATVAGFVVGALVLFGAPTVAAADELAAAPADTTVVAPAEVATTDPEAPPPAEPVAEPVVEPVVEPVAEPAVAEPSGDPPAGPPVDPVVSEASSPEPAPEPVTAAARLALDTADGNGGPPVTTIPAWKDKVAICHATSSESNPYVSISPSVRSIIDPNGDPEDPTDPSHAHSEHQDFGDIIPAFDYFDKEGVEHHFPGLNLHLLPIFENDCDLPEPALQLSVVPCPPAGAVTRLLHVTVSGVVISFDYELTVYVSGTDDVVAELTFEAATGTFDGDFEPLPPGAYDVTLHRVGADPDEDRTVTIVLEACPPPLVPGWELIKSSDPTDGETVEAGDVITYYLDAENTSEATVTGAQAFDNVADVLDNATLLELGPGLTGPVGNVLTWTLPTLEPGEAVQTWYTVEVGEDVVGELLHNVVEPSEGGECPPGGEDANGPCVVDHPVKSIALDGQAICKNDTPLFSYAITPFNIDDPAANPIVLIWWTPEAFAARDPSLPAGDIAAILADGASQVDPIAYPAGWSSGVTISDEQLWPGAAVDAQGNPTDWPGWTLLPDGTWILDPSAPFYDLRAEAVVEIRINPSTDAIAVYPPPTPNCNAAPPPNQAKPASTPTTPTGLASTGVETSGLLPFAAALLLLGAAGLGVAARRRSMG
- a CDS encoding DUF7927 domain-containing protein encodes the protein MHTHNPAHRADPPDRVRPRAGVIAMLAGIVAGALVLFGAPAVVAADDLAAVPTAEVTAVAPAEGEATEPEAPPPPETAPEPPAEPVAEPPAEPVAEPPAEPVAEPPVEPVPEPPAEPVAESAEPIEAVAPEPEPALAAQTVAVAEDPGGPPIQTGLNDHVAICHATSSESNPYVFINPSVRSIISPVGDPGDPFHGGQAHAVHQDAGDIIPAFDYLDSEGNPQHFPGLNLDLIDILENECGAPVPTVQLSVVCPPGGDPTPALNVSLSGLLVTFDYELRVFRVGDDEEVASLSITPTGAVFNGELAALPPGEYLVRLEREGVTVRTAVVTIAECPPPPPPVPGWELMKSSVPADGATVMPGDIVSYTLTAENTSQAVVIGAQAFDDISDVLDDATLLLPLPAGLTGPVGGVLTWSIPDLDPGETASVTYQVRVDANSGGQLLHNVVVPSQGGECPVGGADANGPCVVDHPVKPTPPPPAPAKAAPVTPVRLAESGVETGGLMPLGAALVLLGAAGSAFAARRRSMG